The Musa acuminata AAA Group cultivar baxijiao chromosome BXJ2-5, Cavendish_Baxijiao_AAA, whole genome shotgun sequence genomic interval TCTAGTAATTTCTAATTTTGGAAGAATGTGAAATTTCATTATTACTAGTATATTCCTGTTATTTTCCTTTGTGCTCTTTTGGCAGGCTCTTGTATTTGATAGGGTTTTATTGACCTTATCTTATTTATTTCAATCATGGTTGTCATTCTAGGATCTTCTGGATTTGAAAGAATTTCATACTTGCCTATCATCATATTCCTGCTAGCTTTACTTTGTGCTTTTTTGGCAGGCTCTTGTATTTAGTAGGATTCTAGTTTTGTTCTAATACATTTTATTACTGCATGCAGGTACTTCAATTTTACTGTGTGGTGGATATCGTTGATGATGATCTATGATCCACAATTATCTAGAGAAGAAGCTGTTACTAAAGGCGGTCGAGATAAGATGTGCTTTTCTCTTTGCCATGCTTTATCTACAGAAGTGAGCATGAAGAGGGAGCACGATCCTTTTGGTTTATAGCACTTTTAAGTGTAGAAATTCAAGTACATTCTGCTAGACAAGTGCTTTCTTTCGTAGCTGTCACACTATGGACTGCAACAAGGAAGAGGCTTTCAGAGCCAGGGAAATTGCAGAGAGGAAGATGCAAAACAAAGATTTCAGTGGTGCACGAAAGATTGCTCAAAAGGCTCAACGCCTATTCCCTGTGCTTGAGAACATCTCTCAGATGTTAACTGTTTGTGAAGTTCATTGCTCTGCCAATGTCAAAGTTAATGGAGAAATGGATTGGTATGGAATTCTGCAAGTGGAGCCAACAGCAGATGATTCATCTGTCAGGAAACAGTACCGAAGGCTTGCACTTTTACTTCATCCTGATAAAAACCAGTTCGCAGGTGCTGAGGCTGCCTTTAAATTGATTGTAGAAGCACATATGACTTTGTCTGATCAAGAAAAACGACACCTTTATGACATCAAAAGGAATGCTACCTTCAAACCTGCCCTGTCCGGACAGTTGGCTCCACAGATGAGGAAGAGCTCTTATGCTGCTACAAGTGGTTTTAGCGCTGTGAACTTTAATGGTTTAAACCTACAACAGCAGCAACCATCATGTTTTGCTGCTGCCCAGACTTTCTGGACGATCTGCTCTGGTTGTAAAATTAGATACCAATACTATCAGAGCATATTGAACAAGTCCATCTGCTGTCAGAATTTTTTGAAACCTGTTGTTGCACATgatttaaatgcaaaagctgTACCTTCTGAGGAAAACTTAGGCCAATCATGGATCGATTCTGGAAACCCACAGCAGCAgattccagttgagcaaactaacAATGTCCACTGGCACAATcatcctggaagtacctcttctcATATGGGCCTGAAGGTAAGTTTAGGTGGAGGGCTAGAGATCAAAATTGAGCATGGAGGTGGTGGACCTGCAAATGTGGCAACAGATGTCAAGATGAATGATAAAGGTGGTGAAAGTAGTGAGGTTAAGTTTGGAAAAATGAACACCAAGGAAACAAATCACGGAAAGCAGGCTGCTAAGCCTTCAACTGCAAATTCTAGTCAGAAGAGGGCCAGAGAGGTGGCTGCCATGGATTCAGATGGCACCAGTGTTGAAGACATAGCTATCGAGGTTGATGGTCATCAAGCAAAGCATTCGTCTTCATTTTTTGCCCCAAGAAGGTCGGGCAGGCTCAAGCAGAATATTAACTATAACAAAGTCGGAAATGAAGATGATTTTAACTTTGTAAGTCCTCCACATTGTAAAAGGTTGACGGGTGACTTACTAGGTGGTGCTGATGGGcatgaaactgaaatttctcatgcTAATGCTGATAGGGTTACTTCAGGAGTCAATGTTACTAATTTTGCTGATGACAATATGGAGAAGAACCATAAAGAAGATGCCCGCTCTGAAGAGAAACAACCATGTGCAAGTAAAGGGGTTAAAATAGGAGAAAGCAAACAAGACACAGTTATGAAGGAGAAGTCAGGGACCAGAACCGAATGGAATCTTAATTCTACCTCCAACACCTTACCTGAACATGGCAGAGTCACGTATCCTGATACAGAATTTTGGGACTTCGAAGAGCTTAGGCATGAAAATGCATTTGCAGTTGATCAGATATGGGCTGTTTATGATAATCTGGATGGGATGCCTCGATTCTATGCACGAATTCGTCATGTTTATGCTCCACATTTCAAGTTGCGGCTTGCTTGGCTTGAGCATAATCCCTTAAATGAAGTTGAGATGGCTTGGTCTGATGGGGATTTGCCAGTCGGTTGTGGGAATTATATACTTGGATCCTCACAGTTTACTGAAGACCGGTTGATGTTCTCACATGTTGTGTCTtcggaaaaagggaaaagaaggaaCTCATATACTATATATCCTAGAAAGGGTGAGGTTTGGGCTCTTTTCAAGGACTGGAAGATTGGGTGGAGCTTTGATGCTCAAAATAGGCTCTATGATTATGAAGTTGTAGAAGTCCTTTCAGATTTTACAGTGGCAAATGGAATTAGTGTGATTCCCTTAGTTAAGATAGAAGGATTTGTGAGCTTGTTTATGCGAGCAAAAGAGAAGCGTATGGCCCCATACGAGATACCACCCAATGAAATTCTTAGATTTTCTCATAACATCCCTTCTTACAGGTTGACTGGGacagaaaaagaaagtattcCTCAAGGTTGTCTAGAACTTGATCCTGCATCTCTTCCGACCAACTTTTCAGAGTCATTTCCTTCTATTAGTTTCTGCAGCAATACAAGTAGAATtgggaatttgaatgaatttagtGGTTTGCGTTTTAGGCCCACAACCGATGAGGAGGAACCTGGACTTAGTATGGAGAACGACATAAGTCAGAGTTCGTCTCCTAATGGTGTGAAGTGTGTTGGTGATGCAAAACAATATCAAACAACTGAAATCCACCATTCAGATGCTTGGAGGAATGCCCAAAATGGTGCAGACCAGTCTGAAACAGGGAATATTGTGGAAGACAACTTAGATGCCAGAGACATAAATAATAATGCTGCTGAAAATGAAAAATTGTCTTCAATGTCATCTTTAAGCTCCCTCACCTACGAATGTCCTGAGGCAGATTTTCACAACTTTGACCAACAGAAGTTGATTGGAAACATCCAACGAGGTCAGATTTGGGCAGTTTACAGTGACATAGATAAGTATCCCAAGTACTATGCACAGGTAAAAAAGGTTGAGTTGGAAGAATATAGAGTGCATGTGGCATGGCTTGAGGCCTGCCCTGTGTTAGTGGAGCAGGTACGATGGATAGAAGAGGGCATGCCGATTGCATGTGGAACATTTAAAGTGGAACGACAGAGCATGATATTCGATAACGTTGATATATTTTCTCATCTTGTACAGGCTAAACCAGCTGGTAAAAGAAATCAATATGTTATTCTTCCTATCTGTGGTGAGATTTGGGCGGTTTATAAGAATTGGAGTGCTAATTGGAAGCATTCAGATTTGGAAAATTGTGAGTATGATGTGGTGGAGATTTGTGAATGTACTGATGCTGGCATGAAAGTTAGGCTTTTGATGAAGGTTAGTGGTTATAGATCTATTTTCAAACCTGAAATAGAAGGAAAAGCTGTGACCATGGAGATCCCTAATGATAAATATATCACATTTTCTCATAAGATACCTGCATTCCGactaacaaatgaaataggaagaAAACTGCAGGGCTACTGGGAGCTGGACACTGCATCTGTACCCGAAATTTTACTGTTCTCAGACAATGAACGATGTCGGAAGTAGACATTATTCAGCAGCTTATGGGGAACTTTTGATTACATTGCAGACGCCACAGttctatagattttttttttttctttgttcttgCTGATACACAGACAGGTATGAGGTCCTCTTTTTGCTTGAGTTTATGCTCAACTTGCTCCATTGTGGATAACAGCTCAGTCACTTATTTTTTCTGTAGCCTGCAGTTTTGCACAAGCGGCTGCTGCTTTGGAGGATGCAGATCACGATTTTTATTACACTTTGCAGGttggaatatttttttctctattcTCCAGCATCATTGTTTTGTAGGTTAGTTTAGGTTTGCCTTTAGCTTTAAAGCAGCCATGGATAGATATTGTCTCAATACACTTAATATATGGAGTCGGAGATTTAGGCATTTGTCTCGATTCTGtttgcttcttcctctttttttaagTGTCTTTGAAACCCTACCTCTTTAACAGTTAGTTCTACAGTGTCTATTGTTGTGCTCATTGTTGTATGGCTTTCGGAAATTCGTGGATGAACTGTGGTGTTGATGCCCTAACAAACAAGATTTAGTCTCACATTGAAAACAAGTTGATGAAGACTTGAATTTACTCATTTGAATTTGATGGAATGCTTTTGTTTATTTGGtgtttaaatattttagatcaaTAGGTTTAGCTCAATAACTTAAAATCAGGTATCTTATCAAATGAATTAGTTATTGGGtgaatttctaaaaaaaaaagaaaagaaattttcaTAGAGTTCtaactttttaaaattttaatttttttgcatTATCTCTTATCTTTATCGAACCCACTGTTGCTCCACCAGACTCATCGTTGTTTTCGTTTTGCATCATTGCCCTATAAGGATGATGATAGGATGGGCGTCGTGGCTATGTCTTGAGGCATGTAGGCAAGAAGGACATGTGGATCGCACACTCTCGGAGTCAACCAACGAGAGAGGCAACTAAGGTTGGTATGGCTATTGTGCAAGTGTGACCGAATGTGTAAGTGTAATTGACGCACAAAGATGAGGGAGGTGACTAAGGTTGGTGTAGCCAAGGCTAGTGTCAACCAAGCGACGACAACAAGTGTGGTCAAACATATATATGAAACCAACAAAGACACAAGTGATCAAgaataaaattatcatttatgaaaaacaaattatataactttttttaaaatattaaaacacTACAAAAGTTTCTTAAAACCAAGGACTTATTTTATTAAATCAAATCATTTAAATAATAATACATAATTATCTCAtcaaaacaaataataataacaaatgatattattttttattgttttcgGATGCTTTTTAGTAAATTGTTGAAGATGAAACTAGAGGAATGTTGGATGATAGGAAACACATTGTTGAAGAAGATGACATGAACATGTAATTTGATAGGATGTGAATTGAGGAGATAACCTGAGAAAGTTTCATGAGTAGAGCATTTTGTTGACTCTAAAAGACAAAGATCAACATACATGATCACGAATTAAATCACATATACGATTGATAAGACAAAATAGAGATTAAATAAA includes:
- the LOC135581391 gene encoding uncharacterized protein LOC135581391, with protein sequence MDCNKEEAFRAREIAERKMQNKDFSGARKIAQKAQRLFPVLENISQMLTVCEVHCSANVKVNGEMDWYGILQVEPTADDSSVRKQYRRLALLLHPDKNQFAGAEAAFKLIVEAHMTLSDQEKRHLYDIKRNATFKPALSGQLAPQMRKSSYAATSGFSAVNFNGLNLQQQQPSCFAAAQTFWTICSGCKIRYQYYQSILNKSICCQNFLKPVVAHDLNAKAVPSEENLGQSWIDSGNPQQQIPVEQTNNVHWHNHPGSTSSHMGLKVSLGGGLEIKIEHGGGGPANVATDVKMNDKGGESSEVKFGKMNTKETNHGKQAAKPSTANSSQKRAREVAAMDSDGTSVEDIAIEVDGHQAKHSSSFFAPRRSGRLKQNINYNKVGNEDDFNFVSPPHCKRLTGDLLGGADGHETEISHANADRVTSGVNVTNFADDNMEKNHKEDARSEEKQPCASKGVKIGESKQDTVMKEKSGTRTEWNLNSTSNTLPEHGRVTYPDTEFWDFEELRHENAFAVDQIWAVYDNLDGMPRFYARIRHVYAPHFKLRLAWLEHNPLNEVEMAWSDGDLPVGCGNYILGSSQFTEDRLMFSHVVSSEKGKRRNSYTIYPRKGEVWALFKDWKIGWSFDAQNRLYDYEVVEVLSDFTVANGISVIPLVKIEGFVSLFMRAKEKRMAPYEIPPNEILRFSHNIPSYRLTGTEKESIPQGCLELDPASLPTNFSESFPSISFCSNTSRIGNLNEFSGLRFRPTTDEEEPGLSMENDISQSSSPNGVKCVGDAKQYQTTEIHHSDAWRNAQNGADQSETGNIVEDNLDARDINNNAAENEKLSSMSSLSSLTYECPEADFHNFDQQKLIGNIQRGQIWAVYSDIDKYPKYYAQVKKVELEEYRVHVAWLEACPVLVEQVRWIEEGMPIACGTFKVERQSMIFDNVDIFSHLVQAKPAGKRNQYVILPICGEIWAVYKNWSANWKHSDLENCEYDVVEICECTDAGMKVRLLMKVSGYRSIFKPEIEGKAVTMEIPNDKYITFSHKIPAFRLTNEIGRKLQGYWELDTASVPEILLFSDNERCRK